A stretch of the Aphis gossypii isolate Hap1 chromosome 2, ASM2018417v2, whole genome shotgun sequence genome encodes the following:
- the LOC114126190 gene encoding uncharacterized protein LOC114126190 codes for MITLVIIYLPEYVLDSQLIMQHTPIQKTRNIHYGWNRDLLFSFIELYESHPCLWRMDKEAKFYNKAAKKLAYMELVDLIKKDFPTADIKFVKAKIKNIRNSFRREYNKVENSRRIPDGIPMYSTKLWYYDLLLFTKHQNIVAVRN; via the exons atGATAAcactagttattatatat TTGCCAGAGTACGTCTTGGACTCACAGTTGATAATGCAACATACACCGATCCAGAAGACCAGAAATATTCA TTATGGATGGAATAGAGACTTATTGTTCAGTTTTATCGAATTGTATGAAAGCCACCCATGCCTTTGGCGTATGGACAAAGAAGCAAAATTCTACAACAAGGCCGCAAAGAAACTTGCATACATGGAACTAGTGGATCtgataaaaaaagattttccGACTGCCGACATTAAATTTGTGAaagcaaaaatcaaaaacataagAAATTCCTTTCGCAGGGAATATAATAAAGTGGAAAATTCCCGAAGAATTCCTGATGGAATTCCTATGTACTCTACAAAGTTGTG gTACTACGATCTTTTGCTTTTCACAAAACATCAGAATATTGTAGCTGTGAGAAA CTAA